From Lytechinus variegatus isolate NC3 chromosome 16, Lvar_3.0, whole genome shotgun sequence, the proteins below share one genomic window:
- the LOC121429989 gene encoding uncharacterized protein LOC121429989, translating into MTTKTQSNMTKNSSKPVQVLLRRPIAPPIPPKPVLPEKPKIGAPSFQPFQSQSIPSFLELSQEFSEHHQLLAPSLPSDAQSVASDLNEDVYAPQNTPRAKEMVRSNESPSFQSIDEPPDWKFIIESRYNMNKGNAQGRTLESDSLVKPYKPRGPDPFPLRQSKQPSEIRPELLYADVDDPRFFEIPEFTLNDFCYDLSRVYALPRDRVKNIVFSKQNFKKMTTLFGSFTKEKRQEKVNTVTLKGEDIPTFENRVPQHQILLEMACAIEDQMRHLMLEDVQSQLHSTTKSKRTPGSPGSMSVDGKSLPPIKRDKDSSLFSAPVSKYFQGSRRSNEPFDGSDSETQINPSELALLECLVNGGLALSLKAHFISTLPQLKPILKTLTYLNLSFNDFKSIPMIVFDIENLQILKLRNNPIREIPYEIGQLTKLRTLVLSFCILSELPPTLFTLPLKYLDLSYNKLTFLPNEMRHLKRLRALNLEGNQLPALPCGMLKLRDLRYLRVINNFMHPLLWRENSQNNPQRLSDMSALVCKQEGLDCVEGLHDSLMVYLNSYTTCDCCGGPLYGPGLRIIRPCRRAYGVKQVPFIFISCSPACRDFFMVNTQSLSDLLYEDESDEEFVEY; encoded by the exons AAAAATTCTTCTAAACCCGTTCAAGTTCTTCTGCGAAGGCCAATCGCTCCACCAATTCCACCCAAGCCTGTTCTTCCAGAGAAACCGAAGATTGGAGCACCATCGTTCCAGCCATTCCAGAGTCAGAGTATTCCATCTTTCCTGGAGCTCAGTCAAGAATTCAGTGAGCACCACCAACTTCTAGCTCCATCACTGCCAAGCGATGCCCAGTCCGTGGCATCCGATCTTAACGAGGATGTGTACGCACCGCAGAACACACCACGGGCCAAGGAGATGGTACGCTCCAACGAGAGCCCGTCCTTCCAGTCCATCGATGAACCTCCAGATTGGAAGTTCATCATTGAATCCCGTTATAACATGAACAAAGGAAACGCGCAAGGAAGGACGCTTGAATCGGACTCTCTTGTCAAACCGTACAAACCTCGCGGGCCTGATCCGTTTCCGCTTCGGCAATCGAAGCAACCATCAGAAATTCGTCCAGAACTCCTCTATGCAGATGTCGATGACCCGAGGTTCTTTGAGATACCAGAGTTCACTCTCAATGACTTCTGTTATGATCTGTCAAGAGTCTATGCCTTACCCAGGGATAGAGTGAAGAATATTGTCTTCTCAAAACAAAACTTTAAGAAGATGACAACACTTTTTGGGTCATTCacaaaagagaagagacaaGAGAAAGTGAACACTGTGACACTTAAAG GTGAAGATATCCCGACCTTTGAGAACCGAGTGCCTCAGCATCAGATCCTTCTAGAGATGGCATGCGCCATTGAAGATCAGATGAGACACCTGATGTTAGAAGATGTCCAGAGTCAGCTTCACAGCACCACAAAGTCCAAGAGGACACCGGGGTCTCCAGGGTCAATGAGTGTCGACGGGAAGTCATTGCCTCCAATCAAAAG agACAAGGATTCATCATTATTCAGTGCTCcggtttcaaaatattttcaaggaTCTCGGAGATCTAATGAACCCTTTG ATGGAAGTGATTCTGAAACCCAGATCAATCCATCGGAGCTTGCTCTCCTAGAATGTCTCGTCAACGGAGGACTAGCACTCAGTTTGAAG GCGCATTTTATCTCCACCTTACCCCAACTCAAACCAATCCTGAAAACTCTGACGTATCTCAACTTGTCTTTCAATGATTTCAAG TCCATACCGATGATAGTCTTTGACATTGAGAATCTTCAGATACTGAAGCTGAGGAATAACCCAATCCGAGAGATTCCCTATGAGATCGGTCAGCTCACCAAATTAAGAACATTGGTCCTGTCCTTCTGTATACTATCGGAATTACCTCCCAC CCTTTTCACACTGCCTCTGAAGTACCTAGATTTGTCCTACAATAAGCTTACATTCTTGCCAAATGAAATGAGACATCTCAA gAGATTACGAGCGCTAAATCTTGAAGGTAACCAGCTACCTGCTCTGCCGTGCGGGATGCTCAAACTGAGAGATCTTCGCTACCTGAGGGTCATCAATAACTTCATGCATCCCCTCCTATGGAGAGAAAACTCCCAGAACAACCCTCAG AGGTTATCTGACATGTCAGCCCTGGTTTGTAAACAAGAGGGTCTGGACTGTGTAGAGGGACTACATGATTCACTCATGGTCTACCTAAACAG CTATACGACCTGTGACTGCTGTGGTGGGCCTCTCTATGGCCCAGGGCTGCGCATCATCCGACCTTGTCGCCGGGCCTACGGGGTCAAGCAGGTCCCTTTCATCTTTATCTCTTGTTCCCCTGCCTGCCGTGATTTCTTCATGGTCAATACTCAGTCGTTGTCGGATCTCCTCTATGAAGACGAATCAGACGAGGAGTTTGTGGAGTATTAG